In Macadamia integrifolia cultivar HAES 741 chromosome 12, SCU_Mint_v3, whole genome shotgun sequence, the following are encoded in one genomic region:
- the LOC122057198 gene encoding cell division control protein 48 homolog C-like, which translates to MGRRMEGRSPSVFNRDILLRRLESCDDKSSLEDIVEFLRSSFPDYRRIKQQPFTNHVQQTLEFQQRKRDFCVFTSNDSNEVDEDTDSTAPSLYPFRKKVKKIDIGEKRLRLKRREQDCPSTSSSGDNDESDGSFSTYKDAIYEEKVEPEFDLIKSMLRSSYSASKKDKDTKAKAEEKNLEVEVINKEKKIGLIGGERESSIRDSKTSRERELSSRDGYEVKGKDGPRFRDLGGIKGVLDELIKKVIYPLYNMQLARWLGLKPITGILLHGPPGCGKTKLAHAIANEIGVPFYKISATEVVSGVSGASEENIRDLFSKAYRTAPSVVFIDEIDAIASKRENLQREMERRIVTQLMTCMDESHQITKPVDVDLNSEASDSRPGYVLVIGATNRPDAVDPALRRPGRFDREIVLGVPDENARIEILSVLKRNLRLEGTFDLAKIARSTPGFVGADLTALANEAGCLALERIVDSRRSDLAREPKDDDHCEERYSCSWSLEDLEGCSITMDDFEEAAKMVQSSSRREGFSTIPNVKWEDIGGLDALRQEFNFCIVRRIKYPENYEKLGMNLGMGFLLYGPPGCGKTLIAKAVANEAGANFIHIKGPELLNKYVGESELAVRTIFRRARTCSPCIIFFDEVDALTTTHGKEGGWVVERLLKQLLIELDGADERRGVFVIGATNRLEVMDSAVLRPGRFGEHLYVPLPSPDERGLILKALGRKKPIDADVDLMAIGHNEACENLSGADLAALMEKAATVALVEKEVLGPGSSDAELSIKAIHIERALKKISPSVSNKQKRHYEAVWRRFTKNNKNKSCFVAELWKEMSTESMIL; encoded by the exons ATGGGGAGGAGAATGGAAGGGCGATCTCCTTCCGTCTTCAATCGTGATATTCTTCTTCGTCGTCTCGAATCCTGTGACGACAAGTCAAGCCTCGAAGATATAGTGGAGTTTCTGCGCTCAAGCTTCCCGGATTACAGACGAATCAAGCAACAACCCTTCACCAATCATGTCCAGCAAACCCTTGAGTTTCAACAGAGAAAACGAGATTTCTGTGTTTTCACCTCCAATGACTCCAATGAAGTAGACGAAGACACTGACTCCACAGCGCCCTCTTTATACCCTTTTCGTAAGAAGGTAAAGAAGATAGACATCGGAGAAAAGAGGCTGCGACTTAAGCGGAGAGAGCAAGATTGTCCTTCGACCTCTTCGTCCGGCGACAACGACGAATCGGATGGTTCGTTTTCCACTTATAAAGATGCAATTTATGAAGAGAAGGTGGAACCTGAGTTTGATTTGATCAAGTCAATGCTTCGTTCCAGTTACAGTGCATCGAAGAAGGATAAAGATACAAAGGCTAAGGCTGAGGAGAAGAATTTGGAGGTGGAAGTTATtaataaagagaagaagattggCTTGAttggtggagagagagaatcgaGTATTAGAGATTCCAAaacttctagagagagagaattgagtaGTAGAGATGGTTATGAGGTGAAGGGGAAGGATGGACCAAGGTTTAGGGATCTTGGCGGGATTAAAGGGGTTTTGGATGAGTTGATTAAGAAGGTAATTTATCCACTTTACAATATGCAGCTGGCTCGGTGGCTAGGACTGAAGCCAATAACTGGTATTTTGTTACATGGACCGCCTGGTTGTGGAAAGACAAAGCTTGCTCATGCGATTGCTAATGAAATTGGCGTTCCGTTCTACAAGATTTCAGCTACTGAAGTAGTTTCTGGTGTCTCAG GTGCGTCAGAAGAGAATATACGTGACCTTTTTTCAAAAGCATACAGGACTGCTCCATCAGTTGTCTTTATTGATGAGATTGATGCCATTGCTTCTAAAAGAGAAAATCTGCAGAGGGAGATGGAACGGCGAATTGTGACACAGCTGATGACTTGCATGGATGAATCACACCAAATTACGAAGCCAGTTGATGTAGATTTGAATTCAGAAGCATCTGATTCCAGACCTGGTTATGTTCTTGTAATTGGAGCTACAAATAGACCTGATGCTGTTGATCCTGCCCTCAGGAGACCTGGAAGGTTTGACCGGGAGATTGTTTTGGGTGTTCCAGATGAAAATGCACGGATTGAGATTCTGTCTGTGCTCAAACGTAACCTTAGACTTGAAGGTACATTTGATCTTGCGAAAATAGCCAGATCTACGCCAGGATTTGTTGGAGCAGACTTGACAGCACTTGCCAACGAGGCTGGTTGCCTTGCTTTAGAGAGGATTGTAGATAGTAGGAGGTCTGACCTAGCCAGAGAACCCAAAGATGATGATCATTGTGAAGAAAGGTATAGTTGTTCATGGTCACTTGAAGATTTGGAAGGATGCAGCATCACAATGGATGATTTTGAG GAAGCAGCTAAGATGGTTCAATCTTCTTCAAGAAGGGAGGGATTCTCTACAATCCCTAATGTCAAGTGGGAGGATATTGGAGGGCTTGATGCACTGCGGCAAGAATTTAACTTTTGCATTGTTAGACGTATAAAATATCCTGAGAACTATGAG AAACTTGGAATGAATTTAGGGATGGGATTTTTGCTTTATGGACCTCCAGGCTGTGGAAAAACATTGATTGCCAAAGCTGTAGCAAACGAGGCGGGAGCCAATTTCATACACATAAAG GGCCCAGAACTTCTGAACAAGTATGTTGGAGAAAGTGAGTTGGCAGTTAGAACAATATTCAGACGGGCAAGAACATGTTCTCCTTGCATAATTTTCTTTGATGAG GTGGATGCTTTGACAACAACACATGGAAAAGAGGGGGGTTGGGTTGTTGAGCGGCTTTTGAAGCAG TTGCTCATAGAGCTAGATGGTGCTGATGAGCGGCGTGGTGTTTTCGTCATTGGTGCTACAAACAG GCTTGAGGTGATGGATTCCGCTGTCTTACGGCCAGGCAGGTTTGGGGAACATCTTTATGTACCTCTGCCTAGTCCTGATGAACGTGGATTGATTTTAAAAGCACTTGGTCGCAAGAAGCCTATTGATGCTGATGTTGATTTGATGGCCATTGGACATAATGAAGCTTGCGAAAATCTAAGTGGTGCTGATCTTGCAGCACTG ATGGAAAAAGCTGCAACAGTTGCACTTGTTGAGAAAGAAGTATTAGGTCCAGGCAGCTCAGATGCAGAACTTTCCATTAAGGCAATTCACATTGAGCGAGCATTAAAGAAAATATCTCCATCTGTCTCAAACAAG CAAAAGCGCCATTATGAAGCCGTGTGGCGGAGATTTaccaaaaataacaaaaacaaaagttgTTTTGTTGCAGAGCTTTGGAAAGAGATGAGCACAGAAAGTATGATTTTGTAG